The proteins below come from a single Streptomyces sp. B3I8 genomic window:
- a CDS encoding AMP-binding protein, protein MTGKTITSVVESLAGDVRQALGLAPQEPLDRSFAGLGGSSMEAAQLSLRLRRVRGLTLGAHELLDAADVQRLLDELVTRPRAEPAGHPVDAPPTGRAPLTWQQRVIWYRSVLDPGSSRYVFHALFHFTGAPRPSALRAELRRLLRRHPVLRTRIVIDDGNPWQVVPPADVTDAEVDLTVVDLPGDAVSPEELVRLSGSDRPFDLAAGPLLRWVLVRLPDGRGVLVHTEHHMIHDGKSFVALLDSLADGDTAPDLRYFAHASAQSPAEPAEVREAAARAARITGPIPGAETPGAVRSTFLRLPVPAALLRAVRDASRRTSVSLFTALFTAFSQALTRYEGVNAVVLGSAVENRPPGHEDTVGRFVSIIPVVVERRPGELPEATLRRTKGALREAMDHSAVPLPDIVQALGGTAGRDDSAVVRAAFSMHQQSDREVRLGGATARVQLGVFNGAPTFPVDVVALTSGTGDDTRVELLMEAQGGAVDRDVLWALWTYTLDWLRTWVQLLPKMRTPSVPTLVQRVRARATTDPDAVALDDGTHQVTYGRLTALGESVRHIVGRPGEVVGLLGSASPNFFACAYAVLDAGGTYLPLEAGQPAARLASMADHARCGAIVRLPGVPDTLADALERPDHPPRRLLDWAELSAGLHTGPTRAVVGHGLESAAPACVMFTSRSTGDPLGVMVPRPALDRLADWAVRELRLGPATVVGQSANAACGASAFEVWSALYAGARVCFAPFEVRSDPQGLATWFAEADVEYAFVPTPIAELLARVPKPAGSRLTRVSTGGDRLHALPGDAPFEVLNMYGATETTVVATAGWIEPGDTALPPIGRPLPYGYVRVVTGSGAPAAPGEPGELWVGGDGVAAGYTGAPQRSASAFVADPHTEDGALVYRTGDIVRVDSGGRLHHSAGHLSVHHLEALPCTAGGKVDRRLLADLAESGRPHTTGPAGRTDPPRDSAARPVNGTESTDLDQWLRLITPLPRNERLSLVHQLIGSLLSDKETR, encoded by the coding sequence ATGACGGGCAAGACGATCACCTCCGTCGTGGAGAGCCTGGCCGGCGACGTACGGCAGGCCCTCGGCCTCGCTCCCCAGGAACCGCTCGACAGGTCGTTCGCGGGTCTGGGCGGCAGTTCCATGGAAGCCGCGCAGCTCAGCCTCCGCCTGCGCCGCGTGCGGGGATTGACCCTCGGCGCACATGAACTCCTCGACGCCGCCGACGTACAGCGTCTGCTGGACGAACTCGTCACCCGCCCCCGCGCCGAGCCCGCGGGGCACCCGGTCGACGCGCCGCCCACCGGCCGCGCGCCGCTCACCTGGCAGCAGCGGGTGATCTGGTACCGGTCCGTCCTGGACCCCGGCTCCTCCCGGTACGTCTTCCACGCACTGTTCCACTTCACCGGGGCGCCCCGCCCGTCCGCCCTGCGCGCGGAACTGCGTCGGCTGCTGCGCCGGCACCCCGTCCTGCGCACCCGGATCGTCATCGACGACGGCAACCCCTGGCAGGTGGTGCCGCCCGCCGACGTCACGGACGCCGAGGTCGACCTGACCGTGGTGGACCTGCCGGGTGACGCCGTCTCTCCGGAGGAACTGGTCCGGCTCAGTGGTTCCGACCGTCCTTTCGACCTCGCCGCGGGCCCGCTGCTGCGCTGGGTGCTGGTACGGCTGCCGGACGGCCGGGGCGTGCTCGTGCACACCGAGCACCACATGATCCACGACGGCAAGTCCTTCGTCGCCCTGCTGGACAGCCTGGCCGACGGCGACACCGCCCCGGATCTGCGCTACTTCGCCCATGCCTCGGCCCAGTCGCCGGCGGAGCCTGCCGAGGTCCGCGAGGCCGCTGCCCGAGCCGCGCGGATCACCGGCCCGATACCGGGCGCGGAAACCCCCGGAGCCGTCCGAAGCACCTTCTTGCGCCTGCCCGTACCCGCCGCTCTCCTGCGAGCGGTCAGGGACGCCTCACGGCGAACGTCGGTGTCCCTGTTCACGGCGCTGTTCACGGCCTTCTCCCAAGCACTGACGCGGTACGAGGGCGTGAACGCCGTCGTCCTGGGCAGTGCCGTGGAGAACCGTCCACCGGGCCACGAGGACACCGTAGGAAGGTTCGTCTCGATCATCCCAGTGGTGGTCGAGCGGCGTCCTGGCGAACTGCCCGAGGCCACCCTGCGCCGCACGAAGGGAGCCCTGCGCGAGGCGATGGACCACTCCGCGGTCCCGCTGCCGGACATCGTCCAGGCCCTCGGCGGTACGGCCGGACGCGATGACAGTGCCGTGGTGCGGGCCGCTTTCAGCATGCACCAGCAGAGCGACCGCGAGGTCCGGCTCGGCGGTGCCACCGCCCGTGTCCAGCTCGGCGTGTTCAACGGGGCTCCCACATTCCCGGTCGACGTGGTGGCCCTCACGTCGGGAACGGGCGACGACACCCGGGTCGAACTGCTGATGGAGGCCCAGGGCGGCGCGGTCGACCGGGACGTTCTGTGGGCCCTGTGGACCTACACCCTGGACTGGCTGCGCACCTGGGTCCAGCTGCTGCCCAAGATGCGAACCCCGTCGGTGCCCACGCTGGTACAGCGGGTGCGAGCCCGGGCCACGACCGACCCGGACGCGGTGGCTCTCGACGACGGCACGCACCAGGTGACCTACGGACGGCTGACGGCTCTCGGGGAATCCGTCCGGCACATCGTGGGCCGGCCCGGGGAGGTCGTAGGTCTCCTGGGGTCGGCGTCCCCGAACTTCTTCGCCTGCGCCTACGCCGTCCTGGACGCCGGCGGGACCTATCTTCCGCTGGAGGCCGGACAGCCGGCCGCGCGGCTCGCCTCCATGGCGGACCATGCGCGCTGTGGGGCGATCGTCCGGCTCCCCGGTGTGCCGGACACGCTCGCCGACGCCCTCGAAAGGCCCGACCACCCGCCTCGGCGACTGCTGGACTGGGCGGAGCTGTCGGCCGGACTGCACACCGGGCCCACCCGCGCCGTCGTCGGCCACGGCCTGGAGAGCGCGGCGCCCGCCTGCGTGATGTTCACCTCCAGAAGCACCGGCGACCCCCTGGGCGTCATGGTGCCGCGCCCCGCTCTGGACCGGCTCGCCGACTGGGCCGTACGCGAACTACGCCTGGGCCCGGCCACTGTCGTCGGCCAGTCGGCCAACGCGGCTTGCGGTGCCTCCGCCTTCGAGGTCTGGTCCGCCCTGTACGCCGGAGCCCGGGTCTGCTTCGCCCCCTTCGAAGTCCGCTCCGACCCTCAGGGGCTGGCGACCTGGTTCGCCGAGGCCGACGTCGAGTACGCCTTCGTGCCCACCCCGATCGCCGAGCTCCTCGCGCGGGTGCCGAAGCCGGCAGGCAGCCGACTGACCCGTGTCTCCACCGGCGGGGACCGGCTGCACGCCCTGCCCGGCGATGCGCCGTTCGAGGTGCTGAACATGTACGGCGCGACCGAGACGACGGTGGTTGCCACGGCCGGCTGGATCGAACCGGGCGACACCGCGCTCCCCCCGATCGGCCGTCCTCTGCCGTACGGCTACGTCCGGGTGGTGACCGGCTCCGGCGCTCCGGCGGCCCCCGGCGAGCCCGGCGAACTGTGGGTCGGCGGCGACGGTGTGGCCGCCGGCTACACGGGAGCCCCCCAGCGGAGCGCCTCGGCCTTCGTCGCCGATCCGCACACCGAGGACGGTGCGCTCGTCTACCGCACCGGCGACATCGTCCGGGTGGACAGCGGGGGTCGGCTGCACCACTCAGCAGGCCACTTGAGTGTTCATCACCTCGAGGCGTTGCCCTGCACCGCCGGCGGAAAGGTCGACCGGCGGCTGCTCGCCGACCTCGCCGAGAGCGGCCGGCCGCACACCACCGGTCCGGCCGGCCGCACCGATCCTCCGCGGGACTCGGCAGCACGTCCCGTGAACGGCACCGAGAGCACGGACCTGGACCAGTGGCTCCGCCTGATCACCCCGCTCCCCCGGAATGAACGCCTGAGCCTCGTACACCAACTGATCGGCTCTTTACTCAGCGACAAGGAGACACGATGA